DNA from Methanococcus voltae:
ATAATAAATCGAATATAAATGGCGTTATACATCAAGATGGTACTACAAGACCTCAAATGTTAAAAAAAGAATATAATACAACGTATTACGAAATTATTCGGTCATTAGGAGATAATTTTAGTTCAAATTCTCAATCTTGTTATTCAGTGCTAAATACAAGTTTTAACCTACACGGCGAACCTATTGTTTGCAGTTTAGACGATGCAGTTCACTCTTTTGTAGGCGATGCTTTACTATTAGGTAATTTATTAATTGAAAAATTGTAAATAATATTATAAAAATAAATCTAAAAATAAGCTAAGTACCATACATAAAATATACGTAAAATATACGTAAAATATATGAAATAAGTAAAATAAGTAAAATATATTAGTGAATTTAAAAGTAGGGATATTATGAAAAATTCAAAAAAAGTAGTTGTATTCGACACAACTTTGAGAGATGGAGAACAAACACCTTCTATATCGATAACACCCAGTAATAAGTTAGAAATAGCTATGGAACTTGACAAATTGGGCGTTAATATTATCGAAGCAGGTAGTCCCATAACTTCAAAAGGTGAAAGAGAAGCAATAAAACAGATTATAAATCAAAAATTAAACGCTGAAATATGTTCATTTGTTAGAGCCTTACCTTTAGATATTGATAAAGCCTTAGAATGTAATGTCGATAGCGTACATATTGTAATCCCTACGTCAGAAATTCATATGAAGTATAAAATGAAGAAATCCAAAGAGGAAATAGTTGAATCGGCTTTAAATTCAATAGAATATGCCAAAGAACACGGTTTAATTGTAGAACTTTCTGCGGAAGATGCTACAAGAAGCGAATCAGACTTTTTAATAGAGTTGTTTAAGACTGCTGAGGAGTATAAAATCGATAGGGCGTGTATATGCGATACTGTGGGGATACTTACCCCCGATAAATCAAGTTTATTGGTTAAAAAAATTGTTGAAAATATTAAAACACCTCTTTCTATACATTGTCATAATGATTTCGGTATGGCTACGGCTAATACTGTGGCAGGAATAAACGCAGGTGCAAAAGAGTGCCACGTAACGGTTAATGGACTTGGCGAGCGTGCGGGAAACGCACCCATTGATGAAGTTGTAATGACACTCGATAAGTTGTATGGCATAAAATCAGATATTAATCACAGTCAATTATCTAAAACTTCTCGTTTAATATCCAAACTTGTAAAAGTACCCATTCCAGCTAATAAATCAATAGTTGGGGAAAATGCGTTTTCTCACGAAGCGGGCATACACGTTGACGGCTTAATTAAAAATACAAGTACATATGAACCGATATTGCCTGAAGAAGTAGGCAATAATAGAAAAATAATTCTTGGAAAGCATAGTGGTAAGTCTGCTTTAAAATACAAGCTTAGTTTAATGAATATTGGGTTAAATAATAAAGAATTTAATCAGGTATATGACAAAGTAAAAGCTTACGGTGATTTGGGTAAATACATATCAGATATAGACTTAAAAACAATAATCAGTGAAATTAAAGGCGTTAATATTGCCAAAAAGGTTTATTTAGATGAATTAACAGTCATATCCGGTAATAAAATAACACCTCTTGCATCTATAAATTTGAAATTTGCGGAAGATTATAATCCAAATGGAACTTTTAAAGTTGATAATCCCATAAATATTGGAAAATCGACAGATGTTCGTAAAAAAGGAGACGATAGAAAGATATCAAAAGAAATTAAACTTGATAATATCCGAGAAGCTGCTTACGGGGTTGGTCCGGTAGATGCTGCAATTAACGCCGTTAGAAAAGCATTGACTGGTGTTGCAGATATAGAACTTGAAGATTATACTGTAAAAGCTGTAAGTAGTGGTACTGACGCCTTAATCGAAGTAATTGTTAATTTAAGACGTGGTAATGAAGTAGTTCAGGTTAAAAAAGCTCATTCCGATATTATTGAGGCATCTGTTGAGGCGCTTATGGACGGAATTAATTTATTGCTATAATATTTTATTTTTATTATTCTTTTATATTTTATTTTTTATTTTTTATTCTTCATTTTCATTATATTATACATATTTGTTTTTATAAATCAGTAAATTTAAAAATAATGGCAAATATAATATCTATAATATTAAAATGATAATAAGCATACTATTATTATTACTATTATTATTACTATTATTAATAAAATTTAATTAAGAAAAAACTCGTGAAAAAATGTCCAAATTAATATCTGTCGAAGAATACGCCATATATATTTATAATATAGAAATTACAGATGATAAACCCAATAAAAACTGTAATTTATTAAAATATAAGTTATCGGAGTATAAAAACAGTGATACAAAAATAATCAAGTTTCGACCTACTAATTACGATATGGACAACGAAATATGGAAATTATTTGACAAATTGTACGATATAATAGATAATGAAGAAACAATTTACTTAAAACTGTCAAATAAGGATAATTTAATTCCAATATTGGTTATTACAATAATTAATTATTTAAAAGTTGTAAAAAATATAAAAATTGGATGTATTAGTTATGAAGACAGCAAATCAAATTTAAAACCAGTTTTTGATATTACAAGCCTTGATATAATACTTTCTTGGACAAAAGCGATTGATAAGTTTGTTCATAATGGGGATTCCAAAGAAATACACGAATTAGCTGAAAAAAGAGGCAATATGATATCTAAAATATCTCACGGCGAAAATAAGTATGGTTCTTATTTGCGTAGCTTTGGCAATAATATTGAAAATTTTACGGAACATATTCAAAGTTCACGAGGTTATGAGATTGATACATTTCAATATGATAAATTAAAATACTATATCGAAGAGGTTAAACTTGGGAGCCCCCTGCCTCCTATGAAACCACTATTAGATATGATATTGGATAAAATAGAAGATTTTAGCACTGAAAACTTGTATAATGGACTAAATGCGGTTAAATGGTGTATAGATAACAATTTAACACAGCAAGGTTATACATTATTGCGAGAAAACATTATAAATATTATTATTTATCAAATTGTGTATCATTTGGACATTGAAAATTTTACAATTGAAGATTTGAAAAATTCAAATATCCGGGAAGCTATTGAAGATGCTTTGATATATAAGTTTATAATGGAGCATAATTTAGAAAATAATAGGGATACAGAAGTGTATACTTTTATTAAATATGTTAATGATGGTGAAAATAATATTAAAAACGATATTAAAAATAATATTGTTTATAAATTAGATGTTAAAGAAATTTCAAAATCGATTGATTCAAAAATTTGTAATATTTATAAAAGTGTTTCAGATTTGCGAAATGATATAAATCACGCTGGATATAAAATAAATCATATACAAAATCCGCAAAAATTTAAGGATAATTTAGAAAGACATTATATTCAGCTACTTGACTACATATACAATACAAATAATACTAAACGGAATAAATAGGGGGATTTTATGGTTAGATTGTTTAGAAGTACGATGAAAGACAAAAATTTAAGAGAAGAATATCTTAAGGGTAATAAATATCTTGATGAAAAAATTGGGGAAGAATCAGAAACTAAAACAAGTGATAATACTACAAAAGAAACAAATAATACCGTAAAAGAATTATTCACTCATTTGGTAGAAGAAGATGAGCACGATAAAAAAATGAGGGAAAGATTAGGAATTAAAAAACCTGCTGAACAGAGCTATATTGAGCGAAACTTTGAAGCTGCCCTTTGGAATTCTCGTTATATTGTAATTTTATCGGTAATTTTTGGGATAATAAGCGCAATATCTTTATTCTTGGCAGGTTCTTATGAAGTAATTCATACCGTGATAGAAATAACATCTGATAAAATTATTACACTTGAAGAACTACATAATGGATTATTAATGGGTATAATTGGCTCAATTGACCTTTATTTAATAGGATTAGTATTGTTAATCTTTAGTTTTGGTATTTATGAACTTTTTGTTTCTAAAATAGATATCGCTTGGGAAGATGGAAAGGCTAAAAACATTTTGGAAGTCTTCAGTTTAGAGGAGTTAAAAGCTAAAATCTTAAAAGTTATTATTATGGTGTTAATAGTAAGCTTATTCCAAAAAGTGCTTGTAATGGAAATACTTACCACTTTTGACGTGTTTTTAATCGCTATTGCAATATTGGTGCTTTCAATAAGTGCTTATTATATTCATAAATAAAAATTAAATAAATTTAATTATCTAATTATCTAATTATTTAATTATTTAATTATTATGTATTCAAGCAGTTAATTATTAGTTAATCACGAATATAAAATAAATGACTCTTGCAATTGCAATCAGAACAACCAAAACCTTCTATAAATTCCATATTCTGATTTTTAAGCATTTTTTTCGCAAAATTACATTCTTCAGGGCTTTCTACGATATAAACTTCTTTAACATTTCCATATTCTAATAAATAATCAATATGCCAATGATTATTTTTATCTTCACTATTTGAAAGATGTCTATTGACCCTATTATATAAATTTAAGGAGTTTCCCATTGCAGAACCGATATAATAATAATCTCCTTTTCTAAATTTAATTTCCTTGCCTTTTTTACCAATTTTTATTTTTTTAGGAGATTTTAAATTAATTTTTAAAACATATGTTCCTTTTGCTTTTGGTATTTTTGTTTTAGAAACCTTTTTAAAGCTTAATTGATTTAAACTATCTTTTAAAGTATTTAATTTTGAATAATGTGGGCAAATGGATTTAATTTCTTCATAGCATAAATTACATTTTGGTGTAGGGCTACAAACATCTTGCCCGTAAACTACAAGACTGTTGTTTATCGATTTCCAGTATTTTTTAGGTAGTTTTTTTCTAAGTTCCTGCTCTGTTTCCTCGGGAAAATCCGTACTTACGTAATTCCATCTGTTGCAAATCCTATGGACGTGTGTATCTACACAAATTGCATAATTATCAAATGCAAGACTTACAACTAAATTTGCGGTTTTTCTACCGACTCCCGCCAATTTAACTAATTCTTCCACAGTGTTTGGAACTTTATTATTATAATCTTCCTTTAATTGAGTTCCCAACTTTTTTAAATTCTTTGATTTAGTTTTATAGAAACCTGCCGGGTGTACTATTTCTTCAAGCTCCGTTATATCGATATTTATTAAATCTTCAGGTGTTTTAATTCTATCAAATATCTTTTTTGAAACTTTTGCTGTTGTTTCATCTTTCGTTCGTGCACTTATTACTGTGGAAAGTAATATTTTAAAAGCTCTTTGGTTTAAATCCTCTTTATTGTGGAGCAATTTATTAACAACAGCTTCTTTATTCGTATTTTCCCTTAAAAAGTTTAAAAATTTAATAAAGTTTTCATCATTTGCGTTATTCTTATTCATAATATGCAAACCTATTTTAATTTTTTTATTATTCTTCTTATTTTATTATTATTTTATTATTCTTCTTATTTTATTATTATTTTATTATTCTTTATTTCTTTTTTTAAAGGAATTTGAACAAATTAAACCTGCAAAACTACCTGCCCCAAATCCATTATCTATATTAACTACTGCAATACCGGGACTACAAGAATGCAACATCGTTAAAAGGGCGGTGTATTTTATGCCATAACCTACAGAGGTAGGTACTGCAATTACTGGCACATCTACGAGTGATGATACAACTGAGGGAAGTGCTCCCTCCATACCTGCAATAGCAATTATACAATCTACTTCTTCAATAATCATCTGTTTTAATGGATTTAAAAGTCTGTGAATACCTGCAACACCTACATCATACATTTGAATTACTTCACAGTTCATTAACTCTAAAGTAATCTTTGCTTCTTCCGCTATTGGTATATCTGAAGTACCGCCCGCCAATATTCCAACCTTTCCAATTTTTTCAGTTTTTTGCATTTCTTTTGCATAATCCTTGTTCATTAAATAGATATACCTTGCACGCTTATTTATCACAATATTACAGGTTTCAAGTTCTTTTGATTCAGTTGTATTGATTAATATTTTGTCTTCAATCATTTTTTTTAGATTATTTATATTTTCTGATTTCAAATCTTCGTTTTTTAAACGTGTTGCAAAAGCATAATTATTTTTTAAATACATTTTTACGAGGAAATTAATTGTATCTTCAATATCTTTGCCTTCTGCATATATTACTTCTGGAACGCCTGTTCTATATTTCCTGTTTGTATCTAAATTAGTTATTAAACCCGTTGTTCCGTCTGCAATATCCTCAATATAAGACAGTTTTAAAAGTTTTTCTACATCCTTCTCAGATATTTTGCCTTCTTTATAGTTTTTTAAAATATTTTTAAAGTTTGAATCCATGAGTTCCACCAAAATATCTTTATTTTAATAATTTTAATATGTTAGATTTGTTTTATCAATAATTTATTAATTCTATGTCGTTTAATCCAAAACATATTAACTAATTATAAATAGTTTAAATTACAATATTTACAATATAATATATTAACTTAGAATTTTAACTTTTATAAATCCGTCATATATCAATATCAAACGATTAACTTAACAATTGACTATGTGATAAATATGATAAAAAAGTATTTTAAATTAACTATACCATTATTAATTTTGTTGGTTATTGTTGCTTTTGGAGTTAAAATATTTGGCGAATGGTCATATAGTGATAAATATGACGACGTTAAGCAAAAAATAAATAATACCTCTAACGAAGCAAATAAATACGTCGATATGGCAAACAAAACGTACGAATTATCTAAAAAAACCATAGATTCTGCAGGTAATCTATCAAATGGCGATAGTGTAAGTTCTACGTTAACTAATATCACAGATACAGTCTCTAAATCGGGTAGTATCCTTGATAAAGTCGATGATAATTTAGATAGTATCGATACTCAAATGGATAAGATGTTAGAGGTTAGTAATGCAGTTAAAGAAGGTAAAGACGTTAAATCATTGGATACAAGTTATTTAGATTCTGAAAATTTAGGTGTGGGGATATATAATAATCCAAATTCGACTACTGAAACTACATATGCCGATGAAAATGAGAATGGTATTTTAGAAGAGGAAGAATCCAACATATCCATTATTAAAGATTCTTATACAAATAATGAATATATCTATTCAAATAATTTAGAGAATATATCGGAAATAAATGGTTCTAAAAACATATATTACATTTATGAAGATGAAATAATTGAAAATATTGATTTTTAAATTACATATCTAATAATAATAATAATAATAATTATATGTACACAATTACTTGTTTTTAAAAAATATAAAGTAAAATATAAAGTAAAATATAAAAAATAATAAAATAAATTTATGATTATTTAATCATTGTCATTTTCTGCATCTTCTTTTTCAAGTTTTTCAGCTAATTTCTTTTTTTGTCTTTTCTTGTACAAATAATATATTATAACCAATAGTACTATTGCCAAAATTCCCAAATATATCAACATATTTGAATCTTCGTCCGATTTAGCTGGTATATCTACTGTAAACTCTTCATTTATCATATATTCTTCGTGGTATCTATCAAAATAAGTAATTTCAAGGTTTACAGGTAATTTACCTCCTGCACCGGAATTAAACGTCCCTATTTCAAATATTCCACTATCAGAATCATCTTCCTCTAAATCGCCTATATAACTTATGTATTCTTTTGATAAATTAGGGCTTGTCAAGGTCATTACGCAATGACTTAAATCTGATGAGCCACGATTTGCTAATGCGAAAGATAGCTCATAACCTGTTGTAATGGATTTAACTTCTTCTACATAGACATAAGGCTGATTTTTATAAATTATATCTTTTACTTCAAGGTTTACGGGCATTTCTGTACTATAACTTACCCCATCTTCCCCTATCCAGCTTAAAGTTGCATCTATTGGGTAAACCCCGGGGCTTGTACCAGGTATTGAATTTGTATTAATCTCAATACTATTAGAATCTGATGCTTTTAAAAGACCGATATAATAAGTTGTAGGGCCTACAATATTTACATTTTCAGAGCCCGAAAAAGAAACTGAGAGATATTTCGCATTTCCAGTCCCTTTATTATGTACATTTAAAGATATTGATTTAGTTTCAGATGGTTCTATTTCACATTTGCTTAACAAATCCATTTCAAATTTTGCGACACCATAAATTGGCAAGTAGTATGTTTTACCTAATTCTTGCGTTGATTCATAATCATCGTCATATCTAATTGCATTTACATTTATTGTAATAGGGTATTCTCCAGAAGGGGCATTTTCATCTACGTGCACTTTAAAATGAACGATATCTGATTCGCCTTCATTTAAATGAGATAAAGTCGCTGTTCCGATGATTGAATTAACTTGTTTGGTTTCAAAAGGATATTTGGGCGATAATTCAACTTCAATATTCTTTAATTCCTTATCGGTATCATCGTTGGTTATTTTAATCCAAATATCTACGTCATCTCCAGGGTGTATAATTGTCGGTGCGGACGTATTTAATCTACTCATATCTACAGTGTACTGCGGATTGTCCATCTGTATTGCACTTGTTGAATTCATAAATAATAAAAGTAATAAA
Protein-coding regions in this window:
- a CDS encoding DUF123 domain-containing protein; its protein translation is MNKNNANDENFIKFLNFLRENTNKEAVVNKLLHNKEDLNQRAFKILLSTVISARTKDETTAKVSKKIFDRIKTPEDLINIDITELEEIVHPAGFYKTKSKNLKKLGTQLKEDYNNKVPNTVEELVKLAGVGRKTANLVVSLAFDNYAICVDTHVHRICNRWNYVSTDFPEETEQELRKKLPKKYWKSINNSLVVYGQDVCSPTPKCNLCYEEIKSICPHYSKLNTLKDSLNQLSFKKVSKTKIPKAKGTYVLKINLKSPKKIKIGKKGKEIKFRKGDYYYIGSAMGNSLNLYNRVNRHLSNSEDKNNHWHIDYLLEYGNVKEVYIVESPEECNFAKKMLKNQNMEFIEGFGCSDCNCKSHLFYIRD
- a CDS encoding COG1361 S-layer family protein, with amino-acid sequence MIKSSIKFRKVQENSKNSKNSSHINFLLLLMILLLLLFMNSTSAIQMDNPQYTVDMSRLNTSAPTIIHPGDDVDIWIKITNDDTDKELKNIEVELSPKYPFETKQVNSIIGTATLSHLNEGESDIVHFKVHVDENAPSGEYPITINVNAIRYDDDYESTQELGKTYYLPIYGVAKFEMDLLSKCEIEPSETKSISLNVHNKGTGNAKYLSVSFSGSENVNIVGPTTYYIGLLKASDSNSIEINTNSIPGTSPGVYPIDATLSWIGEDGVSYSTEMPVNLEVKDIIYKNQPYVYVEEVKSITTGYELSFALANRGSSDLSHCVMTLTSPNLSKEYISYIGDLEEDDSDSGIFEIGTFNSGAGGKLPVNLEITYFDRYHEEYMINEEFTVDIPAKSDEDSNMLIYLGILAIVLLVIIYYLYKKRQKKKLAEKLEKEDAENDND
- a CDS encoding YqhA family protein, which gives rise to MVRLFRSTMKDKNLREEYLKGNKYLDEKIGEESETKTSDNTTKETNNTVKELFTHLVEEDEHDKKMRERLGIKKPAEQSYIERNFEAALWNSRYIVILSVIFGIISAISLFLAGSYEVIHTVIEITSDKIITLEELHNGLLMGIIGSIDLYLIGLVLLIFSFGIYELFVSKIDIAWEDGKAKNILEVFSLEELKAKILKVIIMVLIVSLFQKVLVMEILTTFDVFLIAIAILVLSISAYYIHK
- the larB gene encoding nickel pincer cofactor biosynthesis protein LarB, which encodes MDSNFKNILKNYKEGKISEKDVEKLLKLSYIEDIADGTTGLITNLDTNRKYRTGVPEVIYAEGKDIEDTINFLVKMYLKNNYAFATRLKNEDLKSENINNLKKMIEDKILINTTESKELETCNIVINKRARYIYLMNKDYAKEMQKTEKIGKVGILAGGTSDIPIAEEAKITLELMNCEVIQMYDVGVAGIHRLLNPLKQMIIEEVDCIIAIAGMEGALPSVVSSLVDVPVIAVPTSVGYGIKYTALLTMLHSCSPGIAVVNIDNGFGAGSFAGLICSNSFKKRNKE
- a CDS encoding TM1812 family CRISPR-associated protein translates to MSKLISVEEYAIYIYNIEITDDKPNKNCNLLKYKLSEYKNSDTKIIKFRPTNYDMDNEIWKLFDKLYDIIDNEETIYLKLSNKDNLIPILVITIINYLKVVKNIKIGCISYEDSKSNLKPVFDITSLDIILSWTKAIDKFVHNGDSKEIHELAEKRGNMISKISHGENKYGSYLRSFGNNIENFTEHIQSSRGYEIDTFQYDKLKYYIEEVKLGSPLPPMKPLLDMILDKIEDFSTENLYNGLNAVKWCIDNNLTQQGYTLLRENIINIIIYQIVYHLDIENFTIEDLKNSNIREAIEDALIYKFIMEHNLENNRDTEVYTFIKYVNDGENNIKNDIKNNIVYKLDVKEISKSIDSKICNIYKSVSDLRNDINHAGYKINHIQNPQKFKDNLERHYIQLLDYIYNTNNTKRNK
- a CDS encoding (R)-citramalate synthase — encoded protein: MKNSKKVVVFDTTLRDGEQTPSISITPSNKLEIAMELDKLGVNIIEAGSPITSKGEREAIKQIINQKLNAEICSFVRALPLDIDKALECNVDSVHIVIPTSEIHMKYKMKKSKEEIVESALNSIEYAKEHGLIVELSAEDATRSESDFLIELFKTAEEYKIDRACICDTVGILTPDKSSLLVKKIVENIKTPLSIHCHNDFGMATANTVAGINAGAKECHVTVNGLGERAGNAPIDEVVMTLDKLYGIKSDINHSQLSKTSRLISKLVKVPIPANKSIVGENAFSHEAGIHVDGLIKNTSTYEPILPEEVGNNRKIILGKHSGKSALKYKLSLMNIGLNNKEFNQVYDKVKAYGDLGKYISDIDLKTIISEIKGVNIAKKVYLDELTVISGNKITPLASINLKFAEDYNPNGTFKVDNPINIGKSTDVRKKGDDRKISKEIKLDNIREAAYGVGPVDAAINAVRKALTGVADIELEDYTVKAVSSGTDALIEVIVNLRRGNEVVQVKKAHSDIIEASVEALMDGINLLL